One Alkaliphilus sp. B6464 genomic window carries:
- a CDS encoding YtxH domain-containing protein, whose translation MRIKELQKKVENIRRRLDPEVIEREKRIEKTKGLAKGVAIGSIVAGATALFVSPDSGKNNRKKAKEELEKAKEILETNLNEGRDKLSKVYELKKETIEAKKNMLKEKLDLNDNMNIIDDIDLEEIEEIEEIEEIEEIEEELATDEY comes from the coding sequence ATGCGTATTAAAGAACTACAGAAAAAGGTGGAAAATATACGAAGAAGATTAGATCCTGAAGTAATTGAAAGAGAAAAAAGAATAGAGAAGACAAAGGGTTTAGCAAAGGGTGTGGCTATAGGCAGCATTGTAGCTGGGGCAACAGCTTTATTTGTTTCGCCTGATAGTGGAAAAAATAATCGTAAAAAGGCTAAAGAAGAATTAGAGAAAGCTAAGGAGATTTTAGAAACAAACCTTAATGAAGGTAGAGATAAGTTATCTAAAGTCTATGAGTTAAAAAAAGAAACAATAGAAGCTAAGAAAAATATGTTAAAAGAAAAACTAGACCTAAATGATAATATGAATATTATAGATGATATAGACTTAGAAGAAATAGAAGAAATAGAAGAAATAGAAGAAATAGAAGAAATAGAAGAAGAATTAGCTACAGATGAATATTAA
- a CDS encoding glutamine synthetase has protein sequence MNELLEKLLMEPMLYCLPPWTHSRENLTVLLKAHPSIQFVSLVAVDLGGNDTDEKIPISLFIDEMERFFNVGVQTDGSSVVLHGIATLNNAKVDLVPDLSVNWFVDYNYDHICTSTGLPIGTLRIPAFLVHNSKKVDSRSILKRAIDCFTSEIKVLFNQYPHIREDLDISMEENIDDIVLTSATELEFWVKTPGDSADEEKLSTSQVLKEQYWKRTKGSVRTALEETILLLNKYGIEPEIGHKEVGGVSAKIGVNGKLNHVMEQLEIVWRYSTAIQAADNELFIREIIEETFKRHGLEVTFMAKPIEGVAGSGKHIHVGVGIRLNSGRYINIFTPKDKNTDYMSILGWGGLSGILRNYEVVNPFITSTNDAFNRLKPGFEAPVCIVSAIGHSTDIPSRNRTVLIGLIRDMNNPRATRFEIRSSNPSTNTYLALAALYQTMIDGIKAMVKSGMTSKELEIEFSKGQGEEKFYLEKDRVYRSEEDVFEYYTEEERSSMFGIPPVTVWENIKNFDLEPYKIQILCAGEVFSQAIIDSYRQATVTQWVTELIGRIIPDNIDLVRSCKKIHSGDTTNELDDVNWKNVNELRNCLMKDSLDRKALFSRMRGEIELGNYDLTSKLQLEMNEKITLLKQLYITYRRNLFEEGSEEGSYFWH, from the coding sequence ATGAATGAATTACTAGAAAAATTATTGATGGAGCCTATGCTATATTGTCTGCCCCCATGGACACATAGCAGAGAAAATCTTACTGTACTATTAAAGGCTCATCCTTCAATTCAATTTGTTTCTTTAGTGGCTGTGGATTTAGGAGGAAATGATACAGATGAAAAAATTCCTATTTCTTTATTTATTGATGAAATGGAAAGATTTTTTAATGTGGGTGTTCAAACCGATGGATCTAGTGTTGTTCTCCATGGTATTGCAACATTAAATAATGCAAAGGTAGACTTAGTTCCAGATCTTTCTGTTAATTGGTTTGTTGATTATAATTATGATCATATTTGTACTTCTACTGGGCTACCAATAGGAACATTGAGGATACCTGCATTTTTAGTGCATAATTCAAAAAAGGTAGATTCGAGATCTATATTGAAAAGAGCTATAGATTGTTTTACTTCAGAAATTAAAGTATTATTTAACCAATATCCTCATATTAGAGAGGATTTAGATATATCTATGGAAGAAAATATTGATGATATAGTTTTAACCTCTGCTACAGAATTAGAGTTTTGGGTAAAAACCCCTGGTGATTCAGCAGATGAAGAAAAATTATCAACATCACAAGTGTTGAAGGAGCAATATTGGAAGCGCACTAAGGGGAGTGTACGTACTGCATTGGAAGAAACCATACTTTTACTTAATAAGTATGGCATAGAGCCAGAAATCGGACATAAAGAAGTTGGGGGAGTTAGTGCCAAAATAGGAGTAAATGGTAAGTTGAATCACGTAATGGAACAGCTGGAAATAGTTTGGAGATATAGTACAGCTATTCAAGCTGCAGATAATGAGCTGTTTATTAGAGAAATTATAGAGGAAACATTTAAACGACACGGGTTAGAGGTAACTTTTATGGCAAAACCTATTGAAGGTGTAGCTGGTAGTGGAAAGCATATACATGTAGGTGTAGGAATTAGGCTTAACAGTGGTAGATATATTAATATTTTTACACCTAAAGATAAAAATACTGATTATATGAGTATTTTGGGTTGGGGAGGACTTTCAGGAATACTTAGAAACTATGAGGTGGTAAATCCTTTTATAACTTCCACTAATGATGCTTTTAATCGATTAAAGCCAGGTTTTGAAGCACCAGTGTGTATAGTAAGTGCAATAGGCCATAGCACAGATATTCCATCTAGAAATCGTACAGTATTAATTGGTCTAATTAGAGATATGAATAATCCAAGGGCTACAAGATTTGAGATAAGATCATCAAATCCAAGCACTAACACTTATTTAGCCTTAGCCGCACTTTATCAAACTATGATTGATGGAATTAAGGCTATGGTAAAGTCGGGTATGACATCAAAAGAATTAGAGATAGAATTTTCTAAAGGACAAGGAGAAGAAAAGTTTTATCTCGAAAAGGATAGAGTGTATAGAAGTGAAGAAGATGTATTCGAATATTACACAGAAGAAGAAAGAAGTAGCATGTTTGGTATACCACCTGTAACAGTATGGGAAAATATTAAGAACTTTGATTTAGAGCCATATAAAATACAAATATTATGTGCAGGGGAGGTTTTTAGTCAAGCAATTATTGATTCTTATCGTCAAGCTACTGTTACACAATGGGTTACAGAGCTGATAGGTAGAATTATTCCTGATAATATAGATTTAGTAAGAAGTTGTAAAAAGATTCATAGCGGAGATACAACAAATGAATTGGATGATGTAAATTGGAAGAATGTTAATGAGTTAAGAAATTGTTTAATGAAGGATAGCCTAGATAGAAAGGCTTTATTTTCTCGGATGAGAGGGGAAATTGAGTTAGGGAATTATGACTTAACTTCGAAATTACAATTAGAAATGAATGAAAAAATAACCTTATTAAAACAATTATATATAACATATCGTAGAAATTTATTTGAAGAAGGTAGTGAAGAAGGTAGTTATTTTTGGCATTAA
- a CDS encoding sulfonate/nitrate/taurine transporter ATP-binding protein has product MLYITEAISMADKVAVLSNRPARIKSIHNIELTCNGEKSPIKCREAPEFRHYFNKIWKELDVYVK; this is encoded by the coding sequence TTGTTGTATATCACAGAAGCTATTTCTATGGCTGATAAGGTAGCAGTATTATCTAATCGCCCTGCTCGCATAAAAAGCATCCATAATATTGAACTTACCTGCAACGGCGAAAAAAGTCCTATTAAATGTCGTGAAGCTCCCGAGTTTAGACATTACTTCAATAAAATATGGAAGGAGCTGGATGTATATGTCAAATAA
- a CDS encoding HD domain-containing phosphohydrolase, with amino-acid sequence MINFKKLKIENIVKCISCIAVISIILFATINFTVIKSLNERSNITEEIFSRYVVFSIAIVMVLLALLVFALIFIRRIVNTDIPYILRSFKNLSNFSYDVATVDSLVPYFSEEKDLKRFVGDVFREQIFLQEIKNIAANEYVLDDVLEKILKKLNAFVRVDRIGVAFVDYEKRRIVAETGKMNYGNVLLGPGFEVSMDQTSLTEMLISKKPVFSNDLVAELNKKKSRNRSLDLIVNEGIKSNMILPLIIGDKVFGFLFFSSFEKGSYNKKSLRIGENIANAIATIIDQTYLTKKMLNNITLTFADLVEKKDLETGNHINRMTNYSKVIAEGLLNYENENYRVNNSFVYDMELYAPLHDIGKIGIPDKILGKPARLTAEEWMVMKEHTNIGANILSNLRDSLKIFRKEFYQMAIDVTRYHHEKWDGKGYPYGLKGEEIPLAARIVAVADVFDALSSRRPYKEPIPFDSAVDIIKDGSGTHFDPVLVGVFIDNLPQIRKIYDRDFGNNNFNSNKILS; translated from the coding sequence ATGATTAATTTTAAGAAACTTAAAATTGAAAATATAGTAAAGTGTATAAGTTGTATAGCTGTAATATCAATTATTTTATTTGCTACAATAAACTTTACTGTTATTAAAAGCCTGAATGAAAGATCTAATATAACTGAGGAAATATTTAGTAGATATGTTGTATTTTCCATAGCAATAGTAATGGTATTATTAGCATTACTTGTGTTTGCATTAATATTTATTAGGAGAATCGTAAATACTGATATTCCTTACATACTTCGTAGTTTCAAAAATTTAAGCAATTTTAGCTATGATGTGGCTACCGTAGATAGCTTAGTCCCTTACTTTAGTGAAGAAAAAGATTTAAAAAGGTTTGTTGGAGATGTATTTAGGGAGCAAATATTTTTACAAGAAATTAAAAACATTGCTGCTAATGAATACGTTTTAGATGATGTGTTAGAAAAGATATTAAAAAAACTAAACGCTTTTGTTAGAGTAGACAGAATAGGAGTAGCATTTGTAGACTATGAAAAAAGGCGAATTGTAGCTGAAACTGGAAAGATGAACTACGGAAATGTATTATTAGGACCTGGATTTGAGGTAAGTATGGACCAAACATCTTTAACTGAAATGCTTATAAGTAAAAAACCTGTATTTAGTAATGATCTTGTAGCAGAGTTAAATAAAAAAAAATCTAGAAATAGATCTTTAGATTTAATTGTGAATGAAGGGATTAAATCTAATATGATACTGCCTCTTATTATAGGAGATAAGGTTTTTGGTTTTTTATTTTTTAGTTCCTTTGAAAAAGGAAGTTATAATAAAAAGAGCCTTAGAATAGGAGAGAATATTGCTAATGCCATAGCTACAATAATAGATCAAACTTATTTAACTAAAAAAATGCTAAATAACATTACTTTAACTTTTGCAGATTTAGTTGAGAAAAAAGATTTAGAAACGGGAAATCATATTAATCGTATGACAAACTACTCTAAAGTAATTGCAGAAGGTCTGCTAAACTACGAAAATGAAAATTATAGAGTAAATAATTCCTTTGTTTATGATATGGAGCTTTATGCGCCTCTTCATGATATAGGAAAGATAGGTATACCCGATAAAATTTTAGGTAAGCCAGCAAGACTAACAGCAGAAGAATGGATGGTTATGAAAGAGCATACAAATATTGGGGCAAACATATTATCAAACCTAAGGGATAGTTTGAAGATTTTTAGAAAAGAATTCTATCAAATGGCAATCGATGTTACAAGATACCATCATGAAAAATGGGATGGGAAAGGTTATCCTTATGGACTAAAAGGAGAAGAAATACCACTGGCGGCTAGGATTGTGGCTGTTGCAGATGTATTTGATGCATTGTCATCTAGAAGACCATACAAGGAACCAATACCATTTGATAGTGCTGTAGATATTATTAAAGATGGAAGTGGGACTCATTTTGATCCTGTACTTGTTGGTGTATTTATAGATAATCTACCCCAAATAAGAAAAATATATGACAGAGATTTTGGAAATAACAATTTTAATAGTAATAAAATATTATCTTAA
- a CDS encoding PRD domain-containing protein gives MYIIKKTLNNNVVIATKNDLQYILVGKGIGFAKNENDIINNENSIEKVFVSLDIFNNKDIDEAILGVAQEIIAIAENDLGENLNNRIHVGLTDHIHFAIKRIYDGINITNPFLSQTKALYEEEYNIAAKAVELIRERIGIDVPEDEIGFIALHIRASRPNMED, from the coding sequence GTGTACATTATTAAAAAAACATTAAATAATAATGTAGTAATTGCTACTAAAAATGACCTTCAATACATTTTGGTGGGTAAAGGTATAGGATTTGCTAAAAATGAAAACGACATAATTAATAATGAAAATAGCATTGAGAAGGTATTTGTTTCGTTAGATATTTTTAACAATAAAGATATTGATGAGGCGATTTTAGGTGTAGCTCAAGAGATTATTGCTATAGCAGAAAATGATTTAGGTGAAAATTTAAATAATCGTATTCATGTTGGGTTAACTGATCATATTCACTTTGCTATTAAAAGAATCTATGATGGAATAAATATTACTAATCCTTTTTTAAGTCAAACTAAGGCTTTATACGAAGAGGAATATAATATTGCTGCTAAGGCTGTTGAACTAATACGTGAACGCATAGGAATAGATGTCCCGGAAGATGAAATAGGGTTTATTGCTCTTCATATTCGTGCAAGTAGACCTAATATGGAAGATTAA
- the ptsP gene encoding phosphoenolpyruvate--protein phosphotransferase, whose translation MFKGTAASPGIAIGKALVYKDVDLNIDKLNILEVENENKKLHDAIEKTKIQLRAIKEEATKKLGAEQAQIFEAHLMVLEDPELLSQIKDKVNNEKINVEYATKDVIDNFVLLFESMDDEYMRERAADIKDVGIRILKNLLGIEIVNLALLSDEIILVAHDLTPSDTATMNRDKVLGFVTDIGGRTSHTAIMARSLEVPAVVGLKNITSTINDGDTIVFDGEEGVVHVNPTENVLSLFQQKKKDYEITRRDLEALKGMPTVSKDGRVVELAANIGTPKDIKGVIENSGEGIGLYRTEFLYMNRNSMPTEEEQFQAYKEVLEGMEGKPVIIRTLDIGGDKELPYLNLPKEMNPFLGYRAIRICLDQTEVFKVQLRALLRASVYGNLKIMYPMISSVEEVRDANRILEEVKNDLDREYISYSKSIEVGIMVEIPAAAVIGDLLIKEVDFFSIGTNDLIQYTKAVDRMNEKISYLYDPFNPAILRMIKMIIDYAHEGGKWVGMCGEMAGDKNLIPILLGLGLDEFSMSAVSILPARKIISEISYSDMKKIAEVTLTLPTSEEIKEYIKDQLK comes from the coding sequence ATGTTTAAAGGAACCGCAGCTTCACCAGGTATTGCTATAGGAAAAGCATTAGTTTATAAAGATGTGGATTTAAACATTGACAAATTAAATATTTTAGAAGTAGAAAATGAAAATAAAAAATTACATGATGCTATTGAAAAAACAAAAATACAACTAAGGGCTATCAAGGAAGAAGCCACAAAAAAACTTGGAGCGGAACAAGCTCAAATATTTGAGGCACATTTAATGGTGCTAGAAGACCCAGAGCTACTTTCTCAAATAAAGGACAAAGTTAATAATGAAAAAATTAATGTAGAATATGCCACAAAAGATGTAATAGATAACTTTGTTTTGTTATTTGAAAGTATGGATGATGAATATATGAGGGAAAGGGCAGCCGATATAAAGGATGTAGGAATAAGAATATTAAAAAATCTATTAGGTATTGAAATAGTTAACTTAGCATTATTATCAGATGAAATTATTTTAGTTGCGCATGACCTTACACCTTCAGACACTGCTACAATGAATAGGGATAAGGTACTAGGCTTTGTAACAGACATAGGAGGAAGAACAAGCCATACGGCTATTATGGCAAGATCTTTAGAAGTGCCAGCAGTTGTTGGATTAAAAAATATAACCTCTACTATCAATGATGGAGATACAATAGTATTTGATGGAGAAGAGGGAGTTGTGCATGTTAATCCAACAGAGAATGTATTATCTTTATTCCAGCAGAAAAAGAAAGATTATGAGATAACAAGAAGAGATCTTGAGGCTTTAAAAGGAATGCCAACGGTTTCTAAGGATGGGAGAGTTGTAGAGTTAGCAGCTAATATTGGGACACCAAAGGATATAAAAGGTGTTATAGAAAATAGTGGAGAAGGAATTGGTCTTTATCGTACAGAGTTTTTATATATGAATCGTAATAGTATGCCAACGGAAGAAGAACAATTCCAAGCATATAAGGAAGTTTTAGAAGGTATGGAAGGAAAACCGGTAATCATTAGAACTTTAGATATTGGTGGGGATAAAGAATTACCGTATTTAAATCTTCCAAAGGAAATGAATCCATTTTTAGGATACAGGGCAATACGCATATGCTTAGATCAAACGGAAGTTTTTAAAGTCCAATTGAGAGCATTACTTAGAGCCAGTGTTTATGGTAACCTGAAAATTATGTATCCGATGATTTCATCTGTAGAAGAAGTAAGGGATGCTAATAGAATTTTAGAAGAAGTTAAAAATGATCTAGATAGAGAATATATTTCATATAGTAAGTCTATTGAAGTTGGAATAATGGTAGAAATACCAGCGGCGGCAGTAATTGGAGACCTTTTAATTAAGGAAGTAGATTTCTTTAGTATAGGAACCAACGATTTAATTCAATATACTAAGGCAGTAGATAGAATGAATGAGAAAATAAGTTATTTATATGATCCTTTTAATCCTGCAATTTTAAGAATGATAAAAATGATAATAGATTATGCCCATGAAGGTGGCAAGTGGGTAGGTATGTGCGGTGAAATGGCTGGCGATAAAAACCTTATTCCTATTCTACTTGGATTAGGATTAGATGAGTTTTCTATGAGTGCCGTATCTATTTTGCCTGCAAGAAAGATTATAAGTGAGATTTCATATAGTGATATGAAAAAAATTGCTGAAGTAACTTTAACGCTTCCTACTTCAGAGGAGATAAAAGAATATATAAAAGATCAGCTTAAATAA
- a CDS encoding ABC transporter permease, whose protein sequence is MSNNTKVIEQQHSNNHLEYLRSVKGYNVKVLLWQIGVLIGFLVLWEVAATLKWIDPFFTSKPSDIAMLIGRLTVDGSLFKHTLVSVLEALIALGLGTILGTVIAIALWWSDFAAKVLDPYLVVLNALPKIALGPIIIIWAGAGMSGIIVTALTISLIVTILATYNGFREVDAEKIKMLTTFGATKFQILQKVIFPASIPTMINTFKINIGMTWVGVIVGEFLVSKSGLGYLIVYGGQVFRLDIVMAGVIILAVATAIMYQLISWLEDKFLKWRQ, encoded by the coding sequence ATGTCAAATAATACAAAGGTTATAGAGCAACAACACTCTAATAATCATCTAGAATACCTTCGTTCTGTTAAAGGTTATAATGTGAAGGTTCTTCTATGGCAAATAGGAGTTTTAATCGGTTTTTTAGTGCTCTGGGAAGTTGCTGCTACCCTTAAATGGATCGATCCGTTCTTTACAAGTAAACCTTCTGATATTGCTATGTTGATAGGTAGACTTACTGTAGACGGCTCTCTTTTTAAGCATACATTAGTATCTGTTTTGGAAGCATTAATTGCACTGGGGCTTGGAACCATTTTAGGAACTGTTATTGCTATTGCTTTATGGTGGTCTGACTTTGCAGCTAAGGTTTTAGATCCTTATTTAGTTGTATTAAACGCACTACCTAAAATAGCATTAGGACCTATTATAATTATATGGGCTGGGGCAGGTATGAGCGGCATTATTGTAACTGCCTTAACCATTTCTCTTATTGTAACTATATTAGCAACTTATAATGGTTTTCGAGAAGTAGATGCGGAAAAGATCAAAATGTTGACTACCTTTGGTGCAACCAAATTTCAAATACTCCAAAAAGTAATCTTTCCTGCAAGCATACCTACTATGATAAATACTTTTAAAATAAATATTGGTATGACTTGGGTTGGTGTAATAGTAGGAGAGTTTCTTGTATCAAAGTCTGGTTTAGGATATTTAATTGTATATGGTGGTCAAGTATTTAGATTAGATATTGTGATGGCGGGTGTTATTATTTTAGCAGTTGCCACAGCTATAATGTACCAGTTAATATCATGGCTAGAAGATAAATTTTTAAAATGGCGACAGTAA
- a CDS encoding PTS sugar transporter subunit IIA — translation MFGLFKNKKNVLVVGAPLTGRLINIEEVPDEVFAGKMVGDGMAIEPVEGKVVSPVDGEVIQVFPTKHAIGIKSTNGVEILIHIGLETVSLDGKGFETHINVGDEVKKGQLILTFDLEYIKSNAKSTISPIVITNMDDLEKLEKMKLGEVSQSDAIMNITKK, via the coding sequence ATGTTTGGATTATTTAAGAATAAGAAAAATGTACTAGTAGTTGGAGCACCATTAACAGGAAGGCTGATTAATATTGAGGAAGTGCCAGATGAGGTTTTTGCAGGTAAAATGGTTGGGGATGGTATGGCTATTGAGCCTGTAGAAGGTAAAGTAGTGTCACCAGTGGATGGTGAAGTGATACAAGTGTTTCCTACAAAGCATGCAATCGGTATAAAGTCTACTAATGGTGTAGAAATATTAATCCATATTGGTTTAGAAACAGTCTCACTAGATGGAAAAGGTTTTGAAACTCATATAAATGTTGGAGATGAAGTTAAAAAAGGCCAGCTTATATTGACCTTCGATTTAGAATATATAAAAAGTAATGCTAAGTCAACTATATCTCCTATCGTTATTACTAATATGGATGATCTAGAAAAACTAGAAAAAATGAAATTAGGAGAAGTAAGCCAAAGTGATGCAATTATGAATATAACTAAAAAATAA
- a CDS encoding HPr family phosphocarrier protein, with the protein MLEKKITIKNATGVHARPASLLVKEATRFKSDCFLIKGDKEYNCRSIMSIMGMGARQGDEVILKVLGEDEKEAFEAISDLIERGFDE; encoded by the coding sequence GTGTTAGAAAAGAAAATAACTATTAAAAATGCTACAGGAGTACATGCTAGACCAGCGAGTTTACTGGTTAAGGAAGCTACAAGATTTAAGTCAGATTGCTTTCTAATTAAGGGTGACAAAGAATATAACTGCAGAAGTATTATGAGTATAATGGGTATGGGTGCAAGACAAGGAGACGAAGTTATTTTGAAGGTATTAGGAGAAGACGAGAAAGAAGCCTTTGAAGCAATATCAGATTTAATCGAAAGAGGCTTCGATGAATAA
- a CDS encoding HD domain-containing phosphohydrolase has product MKLKHKLPLVSILLLIVAFVSLWLGTQRTALNFIMDYQHKMSLLNIETRTKDIEHSIEDGKHKLERIINKLDITDLNWQKNSPYFYNELEGSAFDKIGLVYSDRTYNITGSDVLRDLSDREYLDPVFEGEIVISDPIYSRSDGTYQIVIGIPVNNNYEVVGVVIGTIPMINIGEIIHSLNIEGRGYGFLINKHGNVILHPKSDEILYDNFFQYSGIDRFHARNGYVPYENFNKIKKYAFFKELEGTELFIVISINQSDLYSPITRIFNKNLKIFSLVLILVLFLTNILIKKMLKPINSLINGMKKVEEGEYTLQIPVEKMDEIGDIAIQFNKTIEAISFRDEELQALNEELAASFEEINQTSDKLLQSYFDIIRALVTAMELKDSYTKGHSERVMEYSLMLGKKINLTGKELEILRHGSILHDIGKLGIPDNILLKPDKLSDEEYQLIQKHPEKGEAFIGNLEFLQDSLSVIRNHHERIDGMGYPDGLKGDEIPQLVKIVTIADSYDAMITNRAYKKPLNKEEAIKELIKYKGIQFDSYLVDKFIEVILES; this is encoded by the coding sequence ATGAAGTTAAAACATAAACTGCCATTAGTTAGTATTTTATTATTAATAGTCGCTTTTGTTTCTTTGTGGTTAGGAACCCAAAGAACAGCATTAAATTTTATTATGGATTATCAGCATAAGATGTCTCTTTTAAATATTGAAACACGAACCAAAGATATAGAACATAGTATTGAAGATGGAAAACATAAATTGGAACGTATTATCAATAAATTAGATATTACTGATTTAAACTGGCAGAAAAATTCACCTTATTTTTATAATGAATTAGAAGGTAGTGCATTTGATAAAATAGGTCTAGTTTATAGTGATAGAACCTATAATATTACAGGAAGTGATGTTTTACGAGATCTTTCTGATAGAGAATATTTAGACCCAGTATTTGAAGGGGAAATTGTTATTTCTGATCCCATATATTCTAGATCTGATGGAACATATCAAATTGTTATTGGTATCCCTGTAAATAATAATTACGAAGTAGTAGGAGTGGTAATTGGTACAATTCCTATGATCAATATTGGAGAAATCATTCATTCCTTAAATATAGAAGGACGTGGCTATGGATTTTTAATAAACAAGCATGGAAATGTGATTTTACATCCCAAATCTGATGAGATTCTATATGACAATTTTTTTCAATATAGTGGTATAGATCGTTTTCATGCCAGAAACGGCTATGTACCTTATGAAAATTTTAATAAAATTAAAAAGTATGCTTTTTTTAAGGAATTAGAAGGAACAGAGCTTTTTATAGTAATATCGATTAATCAAAGCGATTTGTACTCACCTATTACAAGGATTTTTAATAAGAATCTTAAGATCTTTTCACTTGTTCTCATACTAGTTTTATTTTTGACTAATATACTTATAAAAAAGATGCTTAAACCTATCAATAGCTTAATAAATGGAATGAAAAAGGTTGAAGAGGGAGAATATACTCTGCAAATACCAGTAGAAAAAATGGATGAAATTGGAGATATCGCAATACAGTTTAATAAAACTATAGAAGCAATTTCTTTTAGAGATGAAGAATTGCAGGCATTAAATGAAGAGTTAGCGGCAAGTTTTGAAGAAATTAATCAAACCAGTGATAAATTATTACAGTCTTATTTTGATATAATTAGGGCTTTAGTAACAGCCATGGAGCTAAAAGATAGCTATACTAAGGGACATAGCGAAAGAGTAATGGAATATAGCTTGATGTTAGGCAAAAAAATAAATTTAACAGGTAAAGAGTTAGAGATACTACGGCATGGTAGCATTCTGCATGATATAGGAAAACTAGGAATTCCAGATAATATATTGTTAAAACCCGACAAGTTAAGTGATGAGGAATATCAACTAATACAAAAACATCCAGAAAAAGGTGAGGCATTTATCGGAAATTTAGAGTTTTTACAGGATTCTCTATCTGTTATACGCAATCATCATGAACGTATAGATGGAATGGGTTATCCAGATGGTCTTAAAGGTGACGAAATACCACAATTAGTTAAAATTGTCACTATAGCAGATTCCTATGATGCAATGATTACTAACAGAGCATATAAAAAACCTTTAAATAAGGAGGAAGCTATTAAAGAATTAATAAAATATAAAGGAATTCAATTTGATTCTTATTTAGTGGATAAATTTATTGAAGTAATTTTAGAATCTTGA